The genome window GGTCCTGCCGTTTTGCCATCAACCAAAAATGTGTAAGCGTGGCCTTCGGGCTGCTGCTGCGATCGCCAACGCAATAACTCGATTAGTGTAGAAAACTCAACGATGGGTTGAGAAAGACATTGGGTCATCTCTAGACTCCGCAAGGATAGAAACCAACTCTAGGGAGTTCCTCGGTTACGCTCTGGCCAAAGTTGGAATTTTAAGCTTTTTATTATGTGAATTTACTTAAGCCTTACAGTGAACAAGACCTAAGTTGCTTCTCTAAGTAGATACTGAACTTACGTGCAGATACTGGCATACCAAAACTAGCGATCGCCAGTCTTTTAGATTAGATTTATCAAAAAAAAATTTTTTCATACTCCTAAAGAGTGAGATATTGCCTCAGTGAGTCCCCCAAAATGCTGGTTTTGGGGCAATCTGAGTTCAACTAGAAATCAAATTTTGCTTGAAAGAAATATAAAGTTTCTGTATAGTTACCGATTTTGTGGTCGGAAGTACAGTTAACTCTGCTAAATACATGCTCAGAGTAGATAACGAATCCTCGGTAATTACGTAAACATTTCTTAATCAAACAGTGCCGATCGCCTGAGATGGGTATCTTCTCAGCCTGGCGATCGCCCACTTGAGCCTAGAATTGCTTAGGAAAAGGCCTACTCTAGCTAGTAATACGGCTTTTAGTAGCTAATCAGCTCACCTGGCTGGGGCTAAATCTCTATTTAATTTTCAAGTTGCAGTAAAAGTACTTAGATTTTTGGCTGAACCATGAAGCCTGTCTGAAGCGCGCCTTTCCGGCTGTTGTCACTACAACAAAATTGCACTTCCAGCCAGCAATTAAACAAGTACTTAGCACAGCAACCGTAAATTCACTAGGTTCTCTATCCATCGATAAAGAGCAAGGAAAGAGATGTTGAGCAGCAAAGCAGCCTAAGTGATTCCAGTCCTGCCTTTCCGGTCAAGGTGCAGTTTTAACGAACCTCAAGCTTGCTAACTGAGATTAGCTATGTCTACCAGCGATAGATACCCCAGTGTGATCAGCTCTATTTCGCAAAACATGAGTTTTCTGATTTACCAGCAAACCGAACCCTAACGCTAAGGCCCCCTTAGGTAAGGCAACCATGAAAATCCTGCGCTTTAATCTCCCACTCACCATCATTTTTATCGGTATTTTATTTTCTTTATGCCTGCAAGCTCTGGTACCCAACGATGTCTTTTACAGCGGGGATGGTGGACTCAAAGCTTTATTGGCACAGCAGTTTAGCGCTGGAAAGCTCCACTTTGATCTCCGCTTACCAGCAAATAATTGGATACAGAACCTTTGGGATGGTGGACTGTATCCTTTTCGGCCTCCTTTTGTCTACAACGTAGAAAGCCGTTACTTTATTACATTTCCTTTCACATTTCCTCTGATTACTGCGCCTTTTCACGCTTTGTTTGGGTTTAGAGGTCTTTACGTCATTCCTCTGCTGGCCACCTGGGCTTTATGGTTGAGCTTTTATTCAGCTTGTCGGCGACTGAAACTGGGTAGAACAATTACGGCGATCGCTCTAGTGCTTCTGATTTTTGCTGCACCACTTTCTTTATATAGCGGCATGTACTGGGAACATACTTTAGCAGTTGCCTTAGCCTTTCAGGGTTTGGCTATAGCATTAGTTCCACCTGCTCAAGGTCTCTCTACTAGAGATGCAATTGTTAGCGGTAGTCTAATTGGTTTATCTGTATGGTTTCGGCCTGAATTTTTGTGTTTGGTTGGCATCATATTTTTTTGGTTATGTGCAACTCAGATCAAAGCGCTACAAGATCTTAAAATCATCTCAGACAAAGCTGCTGCTTTTGCCGTAAGCATGCTTTTAATGACGGCATTGTTTTTCAGCCTTAACTTGCTTATCTACCAACATCCCTTAGGAATCCATTCGGTTCAAATTGTCGAAGAGTTCTCGCTAAAAGAACGGCTAGTAGAGGCATTCAGTAATTTCAAACAACTACTATTTAGCCTGTCCTATTACTTCCCAATTGTTTTCTTTTCATTAATCTACGTCTGCTTAGCCTTAGTCAGCGGTAAATTAAAACTGACTGGCAAAATGCAGGTAATTTTGATAGTTAGTACTTTGTTTGTCTTGGCAGTGCCTCTGATCGTGCCCGCAGGCGCAGGTGGCAAACAATGGGGGCCGCGTTTTTTATTAATCACGGTGCCACTCGTTTCTTTACTAGCAGCAATGCAGCTCAAGCTACTTTTACAAACTTATCAACGCAACCTACAGTTGGCATTATTAGGATTATTTGCTGTATTTTTGACCACTGGTCTGTATATCAACAGTTATTTGGGAGCCGTTGATTTAGCTCGTAATTACCAAGTAATTTTGCCCGCGGTTAAGGGGTTGCGATCGCAACCTGATCCAATAATTGCTATGTCTCATGAGTATGTCGCTCAAGCCCTAGCTCCATCTTTACCCGATAAAACATTTTTCTTGACTGAAGATAGCCAAGCAGTGAAGCATCTGGGTGGAACGCTATTAACTCAGGGATATAAAAAGTTTTTGTATGTTTGCTACCCCCATCGCGACTGCAATACTCCTCAAACTAGCCCAGATAATTTAAAGTTTTCGCAAGCAAATCAGCGATTTACGCTACAGTTCTCGGATTTGGGTAAGTTGGGTAAGTATCCCATCTATGAAGTGTCGATCATGCAGAGTTCTAGCGACGCAGACGCTCCATCTAACCAAGTTTGAAATGAGGCATAGATAGCCCAAGCTTATGTATAAGCACTTTAAAGTTCTTGGATTTAAGTTTGTTGTTTCCCTAGAAACTCTGCTGATCCTGGCGATCGCGATTGGTGTTTTGCTCCGCTTGATTAACTTAGATAACCGCGAGTTTTGGTACGACGAAGTCTTGTCACTGCTTTTGTCAACCGGGCAAAAAACTGCTTATCGTGGGCCCAAGGATTTACCTGTTGTCTTAGCCCAATACACTCCTTTACTGGACTTACCACCAGAAGCTACAGTCAAGGATGTTGTGAAAACAGTGGTCAACCTCCTGAAAGGTCTTGCAGGCGGAGAGCCCCATCCCCCCCTCTTTTTCCTGGCGCAACATCTGTGGCTACGTTTGTTTGGTAATGGAGTGGCAGCAGTGCGAAGCTTGGGGGCCTTACTCAGCGTGGGAGCGATCGCCAGTTCCTATGGTTTAGGACGAGTGCTGTTAGGCCATCGTGGTGGCTTGCTCCTGGCGGCACTCCTAGCGACTAATCCTTTTTATCTCTTCCACTCCCTTAACGTGCGGATGTATGGTCCGCTAGTGCTTTGGGCCGTGCTAAGTGCCTGGGCTCTGCTAGAAATCATTGGTTTCAAGCAGCAGAAAGCCAACGATGTTCAACAAAAAGGCCAAAAGACCCAAGAAATTCTTTGGAGCCTCATCTTCATTGGTTCTGTAACGGCTGGACTGATGACGTTTTACCTTTTTGCCTACTGGGTAGTAGCTCTGGCGGTCGTGGTGCTCTATTTAGACTGGCGGCGATGGTGGCATCATGGGCTGCGCTTTGGAGCAAGTGTGTTGTTGACTGTTCCTTGGGTGCTGTGGGGGACTAAACAACAACTCCGGAATGCAGACTTAGGGCGCTTTGATGCTCCAGCGGGCTTTTTAGGAGCTACGATCGCCCATTTAGGAGATGTTGTTAATACCCTAGGCACGCATCTGCTCTTGGGAGACTGGGTGACTAGCCTGCCACAAACCATCATCACAACTGCGGGTGTAGCCGTGATCGGGCTACTGTTGGTCGCAGTGCCCAGGCTCTGGAAGCAGAGTGAACGGCGAACCTTGGGAGTCGCTTTGATTTTAGGAATTTTCCCCTTACTGCTAGCCCTGGGTTTGGACGTTGTCACAGGTAAGTTTACTTTGGGGTTTGGTTGGGGAAGGAGTATGATTGTCATCCTGCCCGGATGTTTACTGTTGCTCGCAGTGGGCTTGGAACAGGCATTTGTGAGCTGGCGTCAATCGGTAGCTGCGGCTGTTTTGCTGTTGTATATCGGCATTAATGTTGGCGACTTTACCCTCAGACCGCGCTCGATGTTTCATGAGTTATCAGAGATCATCACCACTACATCCCAGGCAGGGGCTAGCAATCCGACATCTACTTTAATTGTGATGAACTCTCAAGCCTGGGGGCATGTGATGCGTTTGGCATACTACATTCCTCCTGAAGCACCTGTGACGCTATTAGCGAGAGAGAGCGGTGATTTAGCACCATCCCTAGAAAAGGTTCTGGAGGGACAAAGTGTTTCTGAAAAAAGCTGTAAGGAATTCTCAGCATCTAACTGTTTGGCTTCAACTCCAACTGCATACGATCGCGTGCTCTGGTTAGAGAGTGCGAAACCCGTGTGGTCTCCTAGCACCACCGAAGCTGAAAAACAGCAAGTGCAACAGGTGCTGGATCAGCACTACAACCCAGTCCAAACTCAGCGTTTAACTGGCACGATGCTTTTGGATGATTTGACCGTCCGTCTTTATACCCGTTCTCCTGCAACCTGAGGCTTCTTAGATGAGTACTGATCCATCCCGTCCCCTTTTAGCTCCACCTTCTGGCTCCTTAACAATTAGTGAACCCAAGGTTGATCCTGCCCTCCAACTGGATGCTCCTGAAGCATCTCCTTCTTCTAGCGTTTATTTATCCCTGGTGATTCCCACTTTCAATGAGAGTGAGAACATTGAAGCCATGATTGAGCTGCTGAGCAAGCTGCTGGATCAGGCGCTTCCAGGTAACTATGAATTGATTGTGGTGGATGACGATAGCCCAGACTATACCTGGAAAATTGCGCAGGAGATGGTGAGTCAATATCCGCAACTCCGAGTCATGCGACGGCAGCAGGAACGGGGACTCTCCACTGCTGTGATTCGGGGCTGGCAAGTGGCTAGAGGAGAAGTGCTTGGGGTCATCGATGGCGATCTCCAGCATCCCCCAGAAGTTTTGTTGCAGTTGGTCGCCGAGACGCAGCAGGGGGCAGATTTGGCCACAGCAAGCCGCCATGTCGAAGGAGGTGGCGTGAGTAGCTGGAGTGTGGTGCGGCGGTTTCTATCGCGTGGCGCTCAATTAATTGGATTGATCATTTTACCGGGGGTGATTGGTCGAGTTTCAGACCCGATGAGCGGCTACTTCTTGGTGCGACGGAGCGCGATCGCCGGAAAAACGCTGAGTCCTGTAGGCTACAAAATTTTGATTGAAGTGTTGGGCCGAGGCAACATTGGCCGAGTTGCCGAAGTCGGTTATGTGTTTCAGGAACGCCAAAGCGGCGAGAGCAAGGTGACTTGGAAGCAGTATGTCGAATATCTCCGTCATCTAGTTCGTTTACGTTTAGCCTTGTCTCCCTTTGGTCGCTTTATCCGCTTTGGCTTTGTGGGGCTAACAGGCTTGTTTGTGGATATGTCGGTGTTCTATTTGCTGCGGGAAGGTTTACAACTAGGACTAACCAGAAGCAACATCATTTCCGTGGAGTTGGCAATTCTTAATAACTTTCTCTGGAATGATGCCTGGACCTTTAGCGATATTTCTAGTCGGCAACAAGGATGGCGGCAACGTGCCAAGCGCTTGCTGAAGTTTAATGTGATTTGCTTGATGGGTTTGATCCTCAATACTCTTATTGTCAACTTTTTGTTCAATGCCTTGGGCATGAACCAGTACGTTGCCAAACTGATCGCGATCGCAGTAGTGCTGTTCTGGAACTTCTGGATTAACCTGAAATTGAGCTGGCGGGTCACCGAAGTTAAATAGAAGTTAAATAAGAGATAGGCAGCGGCAGCAAAAGCGTCTTGCAAACAGGCGCTCAACCTAAATTTGTGAGAGACTGATCGACTTGAAGGAGAGCACGCAGACGAGTTGCTGAAATTGGGTGTG of Trichocoleus sp. FACHB-46 contains these proteins:
- a CDS encoding dolichol-phosphate mannosyltransferase, producing MKILRFNLPLTIIFIGILFSLCLQALVPNDVFYSGDGGLKALLAQQFSAGKLHFDLRLPANNWIQNLWDGGLYPFRPPFVYNVESRYFITFPFTFPLITAPFHALFGFRGLYVIPLLATWALWLSFYSACRRLKLGRTITAIALVLLIFAAPLSLYSGMYWEHTLAVALAFQGLAIALVPPAQGLSTRDAIVSGSLIGLSVWFRPEFLCLVGIIFFWLCATQIKALQDLKIISDKAAAFAVSMLLMTALFFSLNLLIYQHPLGIHSVQIVEEFSLKERLVEAFSNFKQLLFSLSYYFPIVFFSLIYVCLALVSGKLKLTGKMQVILIVSTLFVLAVPLIVPAGAGGKQWGPRFLLITVPLVSLLAAMQLKLLLQTYQRNLQLALLGLFAVFLTTGLYINSYLGAVDLARNYQVILPAVKGLRSQPDPIIAMSHEYVAQALAPSLPDKTFFLTEDSQAVKHLGGTLLTQGYKKFLYVCYPHRDCNTPQTSPDNLKFSQANQRFTLQFSDLGKLGKYPIYEVSIMQSSSDADAPSNQV
- a CDS encoding glycosyltransferase family 39 protein, whose protein sequence is MYKHFKVLGFKFVVSLETLLILAIAIGVLLRLINLDNREFWYDEVLSLLLSTGQKTAYRGPKDLPVVLAQYTPLLDLPPEATVKDVVKTVVNLLKGLAGGEPHPPLFFLAQHLWLRLFGNGVAAVRSLGALLSVGAIASSYGLGRVLLGHRGGLLLAALLATNPFYLFHSLNVRMYGPLVLWAVLSAWALLEIIGFKQQKANDVQQKGQKTQEILWSLIFIGSVTAGLMTFYLFAYWVVALAVVVLYLDWRRWWHHGLRFGASVLLTVPWVLWGTKQQLRNADLGRFDAPAGFLGATIAHLGDVVNTLGTHLLLGDWVTSLPQTIITTAGVAVIGLLLVAVPRLWKQSERRTLGVALILGIFPLLLALGLDVVTGKFTLGFGWGRSMIVILPGCLLLLAVGLEQAFVSWRQSVAAAVLLLYIGINVGDFTLRPRSMFHELSEIITTTSQAGASNPTSTLIVMNSQAWGHVMRLAYYIPPEAPVTLLARESGDLAPSLEKVLEGQSVSEKSCKEFSASNCLASTPTAYDRVLWLESAKPVWSPSTTEAEKQQVQQVLDQHYNPVQTQRLTGTMLLDDLTVRLYTRSPAT
- a CDS encoding glycosyltransferase, producing MSTDPSRPLLAPPSGSLTISEPKVDPALQLDAPEASPSSSVYLSLVIPTFNESENIEAMIELLSKLLDQALPGNYELIVVDDDSPDYTWKIAQEMVSQYPQLRVMRRQQERGLSTAVIRGWQVARGEVLGVIDGDLQHPPEVLLQLVAETQQGADLATASRHVEGGGVSSWSVVRRFLSRGAQLIGLIILPGVIGRVSDPMSGYFLVRRSAIAGKTLSPVGYKILIEVLGRGNIGRVAEVGYVFQERQSGESKVTWKQYVEYLRHLVRLRLALSPFGRFIRFGFVGLTGLFVDMSVFYLLREGLQLGLTRSNIISVELAILNNFLWNDAWTFSDISSRQQGWRQRAKRLLKFNVICLMGLILNTLIVNFLFNALGMNQYVAKLIAIAVVLFWNFWINLKLSWRVTEVK